A stretch of Lathyrus oleraceus cultivar Zhongwan6 chromosome 6, CAAS_Psat_ZW6_1.0, whole genome shotgun sequence DNA encodes these proteins:
- the LOC127093010 gene encoding agamous-like MADS-box protein AGL80, giving the protein MTRKKVKLAFISDDSARKATYKKRKKGILKKVSELTILCGIPACAIISNPFDSKTEVWPDLDGAKQVIERYQSSSVIDGTKNVNQESFLLQRITKAREHLKKLKNENHEKEMNIRMIEYMKKKDLPDDVSVSDLKEFEKLVEKNVKEIDSKIAPGSLD; this is encoded by the coding sequence ATGACAAGAAAGAAGGTGAAACTTGCGTTCATCTCCGACGATTCGGCGAGGAAAGCAACGTACAAGAAAAGGAAGAAAGGTATTCTCAAGAAGGTGAGTGAACTCACGATTCTCTGTGGAATTCCCGCTTGTGCTATAATTTCAAATCCTTTTGATTCGAAAACCGAAGTGTGGCCAGATCTAGACGGAGCCAAACAGGTTATCGAAAGGTACCAGAGTTCGTCTGTGATCGATGGAACGAAGAATGTGAATCAAGAGAGTTTTCTTCTGCAGAGGATTACGAAAGCTAGGGAGCATCTTAAGAAGCTTAAGAATGAAAATCATGAGAAGGAGATGAATATTCGGATGATTGAAtacatgaagaagaaagattTGCCCGATGATGTTAGCGTTTCGGATTTGAAAGAATTTGAAAAATTGGTTGAGAAAAATGTGAAAGAGATCGATAGTAAGATTGCACCCGGTTCATTAGATTAA